Sequence from the Muntiacus reevesi chromosome 9, mMunRee1.1, whole genome shotgun sequence genome:
TAAGTGTCTCAATTCACCTCCTAACTTAGGTCTTAGCTTGTCCCGTCTCCCATAATGGCCATCAATAAATCACCCAGTTACCAAGGTGGTAAATCTAACTGCAAATCTATGTCAAATCTTTCACCGGCTCCCCTTCACacaaagaaaaatgcatattccACATCAAGACAAATTTTTCTGAGATTTGACTTCAGTTCACTTTTCCAAAACCAACTCATTCCTCACCTTGAGCTTCATGTTCTAATATCCGATTTGTTTTCTCTCACAAAAAGCAGTTTCTATGCCTTTCATCATTGCGTCTGCTCATCCCACTAGCTCTAACTGTAATGCCCTTCTTCCTGTGGGCTTCCTTACCCTCAAGACTCAATCAGGTACAGCTCCTTCAGGAAGTGAGACAGGATAATCCTTCCAAAACACAGAGCTAGTATAGTCCTCTGGACTGGCATACAACTTAGATACTGTGCTGCAGTTTCTGCTTCATGTCATATTATGCTTATATGAGTTTTTCCTGTAAAAATGGAAACTCTTTAAGGGTTGGAACTACGCTTTCTCACATTTTTAACCCATCATACTACAGTACCTTGTATAACACAAATGCCCCCTTAAATGATTAGCGAACTGAACTCCAAGGGAAACGACCAATAGGTAAATTGGGGCTTAGGCACTGACACTCTTTCCTGATTCAGGGTGGGAACATTCCAAAGACAGGGAATGCGGAGAAAAAGACAACTGTGAACACAGCCGCAGCAGGACTATAACTTTCAAACTACCCCATCACCACGTCAGCCCAGAGCAGGGGAAACATGCACTCGAGTGGACATCTGGACCCGAAGAGAACGCTGGTCAAGCTGTGGCCAAAGGAAAGGAGAGACCCCCTGTTCAAAAGGTCTCACCGCCCAGCAGACGAATCCTAACCGCATCCCTTCCCCCGGCTGGAGGCTGTGCTAAGAACCTCCGGCTGCCCTCACCTCGCCCTTCTCTGGCGCCGCAAAGGACACTCAGCCTCCAGAGAGTCGCCATGTCGCTCCTGAAGGTTCAAGGTTAACCAGCAACCCGGAAGCAGTCATACGACAACATCCGCCCGCGATGACGGGAAgaaaacatggaaaaggaaaacgCCGCGTGAACCGGAAGTCGGGGTCGGCGGACCCGCCGCACATGCGCAGATAACTCTTCGGAAGGTCGGTAACCGGACACAGACGATGGCGGAGCTGGGTGAGGCGGACGAAGCCGAGTTGCAACGCCTGGTGGCGGCCGAACAGCAGAAAGCGCAGTTCACTGCACAGGTGCGGGGACAGGGACTAGTGTGAAGAGAAAGGAGGATGAAGTACAAGTCCCGGGCACTCGCGGAGCTCTGAACGCTGGCGGCGCGGGCCGGCCGCCCGCCACTCCGTGCTTGCTGCGCGTGGTTCTGCTCACTAAAGAAACGAGTCACTTCTGCCGCTGGTGACCTGCAGTGCTCAGGTGCCCTGTGAGCCTAGCGTAGGGGAAAGAGAAGGTGTAAAGCGAAGCAAAAAGGTTCGGGCGACGCAAGTGCACGGAAGCCTAGTTTGGTGGCGAGCTCTCTAGGCTGGCATTGGGAGGACCCAACTTCTCATACTGCTCTGTCGCCTACAGGCCACGTGCCCCTAAACACAACACCCATCCACCGTTAGGTCTTGGTTTCACAGTCGCCTGCTGTCTCACAGGATGTCGAGGATCATATGCAATAATGTATTTGAAAACGATAGAGTAGTAGAGCATCATTGGATGAAAGTGGGCCCTGAAGTAGTCAGTCTAGACTATCAGGTTAGAACAAGAGCTTCGGAGCATGGTTCCAGCCCCGGCGTTGACCTTTACTAACTGCATGATTTTGGACTTCTTACTTACCGTGCCTCTTAAATGGAGGTGACATTCTTTAGGACCTCAAAAAGAATTGACGTACTACTTAGGACCCCAGCCTCCCGAAATAGTTAAGCCCTTGGTAAATGGTTACTCCCCGCCGGGAGTGGAGTtggtgggaaggggagggctCGCGGAAGATAAGTGGCGAGAACCCTGGTTGGAAATCTTTGGACCTGAACATTTTGAAAGCACACACATTTCCTGTGAGCATTTTTCTGTAGAATGGGTCCATAACCTTCATTGGATTCTCAACTTATGTCCCTGACCCCCAAAAGGTTAACAACTTAAGAACTTCTAAGGAATAGGCTTAGAATGAGATGAGTGCAGTGGTTTGGGGGAATTAATTGGTACCATAGCTTTCCCAGCTTACACTGGTGTTAGCTTGGAAATAAAGAAGGTATCAATTCTGCCTGCAGTTTTTACAATCTGATTAAGGACGTGACACAGAAAATAATGGTGCTGTCAAGGAGGTGATGATAAACTGGAAAAACCTTTAGGGAGGAGTATTGAGGGCTAAGTTAAGTATGCTGTGTGTGAACCTACCTCATTGAAACACATTGGTTGGGTGTTAAATAAGGGAGTGCCCTGAGTGACTGACAAAGAAACATGCATTAGGCCCAGCACTGGGGTGACTTGATCAAAAGTACCTATTTTTCAGTTACTGAGGAGGAGAAAACTAGACAAGGAAAGGATGAAAGTATTGTTACAGGGTAGGAATGAGGAGTTGGACTGTATTGGTGACAAATCAGGAAGTGAGGAAAGAGTCAAAGAACAGTTTAGTCAGGTGacagaaagtgagaaaaatgggaaggaaattcagagATAAAGCCTGTCAGCAGACCtcaaatagttattttttttctttcctcttaggtGCATCACTTCATGGAGCTATGTTGGGATAAATGTGTGGAGAAGCCAGGAAATCGCTTAGACTCTCGCACTGAAAATTGTCTCTCTAGCTGTGTGGACCGCTTCATTGACACTACTCTTGCTATCACCAGTCGGTTTGCCCAGATTGTACAGAAAGGAGGGCAGTAAGCCATCCCCTGGAAGAATGACACAAGCAGCAAAGGACTTACTAAGCAGACTGAAGGGCCAGTGGGGGAAGGTTGTCAGCCCTCTGTCAGGTTAACTTCAGGCTGTTACCAAGCCTGTTGGTGCTAAAAAGTAACAGATCAAATGTTCAAaaagtgaaatttatttattGGGAATTCAGAAATTCCATCTTGTATCACAacaatttattcaataaatgtgaATTCTCCAACTCTCTTTGTAAATCCCATTTTGGGATTTAATATATAGATCTCTGATTAGTAGGAACATTAGAAATAAGTATGTTCCAAGGCCACTAGTCGTGCAAATGAGAGATCTTAGGTTTTGAAGAGCCATCCTAAGCCATATTGAAGGGGGTGGGAAGAACCATCAAAAGCCTTATTAGCCTTAAGGCATCAAAGAGAATTTGGGGTTGAGAAAGGTGAAGAACAGAAAACAGCTTTATTGCTTATACATGACCAGGAAAAGGTAAAcatggcaaaaaaacaaaacaggcaagATGTGTGTTCACTGGGAAAGAGGCCTGCGACtatgagaggaagagaaagtcaagacccaaacagaatcaacttccTGGAGATGCCTTGTTCCACTGGCCCATCTTCCTGAGTCTGTGCTTAGAATCAAAACTTTTAGAGCACAGAaacaatgcttaaaaaaaaaacaacccaggagCTGAAAACTCCTTCCCACAAAGATTTCACTTGCTCCAAGAAGAAAACAATTGCTTTAGGTTAAGAGGTAGTAATTATAGACTGTTTTTCCCTACTTGGGCCCTTAATCTCAATGTTAAAAATATGCACCATGGAACATCAGCAGTTCAGTACCAAAGTactaatatttcaaataaatatccCAAAAGGTAGCACCTGCTTAGAGTCAAGGGCTAGGGAACCTCTGGCCAACTGTTTATGACTAAGCATTTTATTAGAAATCTGTTCTGTAAAGAGAACAATATAATAGTTCAGAGCTACAAAAAATTACCACCTCATGGAATGTTGTCATAGTCTATTGCTGGTGTCATACACTGTCAGGCTACCATGAAGTATTTCTGTTTTAGAGATGGGGAAAGTAAGGCCAGGGAGGTTGACTTACCTGCTCCAAACCTCATAACCAATTAATGGCAGAACCAAGACCAAAAGTCTGAGCTTTCAAGATTTTTACTCGGCCCATGAAGTGACAGCCAGGAAAAAACAATGTCACTTGATCTGCCATAGTAAATATTATTCATTTGTGTTCTGCCAGCTTTCTTCCAGTGAGTTTGGTTTCTTAAGAATTAATGTAGTAGGATCACCGTATATAGCAAAGGGAAATACCAAGATCTCCGCTTGGTGCTTTAATCCAAAGGCAGACTAGGAAGAAATGGATATGTCCCTGAGAAGCCTACTTCATTTTGGAATCAATTCAACTTAGTTTCAAGGGAAATCTATAAGTTCATTAACTAAGAAATGCACAAGGAAGACAACATTTAAATGGCTGTTGCTGCCCTGAATCCTTTTCAGCACACGATGAGATAGCATGACTGATGCCTAATTCTTCATTTGGTTGAAGACTTACCAAGACAActgaagaaataattttgaatacaAGTGCATTTAGGTAATAAACAGTGGAACTGGAAAACCTTTTACTATCCAATTATCCATGTTTAGGGGTATACTGAGTATAGCCACAGACCCTGTCCAGCAGGGAAATTTGACAAAAACCCCTAGTTTCTACCAATAACAGCTCTCTTAAGGATGTTATCATGAATTAAAAATGTTCTTATGCTCATTTCCTTATTACGTAAACTGGACCACATCTGATGGGgccaaaatacagaaaagatcaAAGCACCAAGGCTAAAGACAAAGTCAAGTTGTGGCACCTATTATATAACAGACAAGAGCAACACGATATTCCCTCATCATACCATTCTATATAGCACTAGCTCAATCCATCTCTTGACCCCAGCCCTTGCTTTCCCCAAATTCAACACTGCAACTGGTATACCCAGGTCTTTACTGGATTGTTTTCTGGGTCCTTTAATTTGCTGCATATGCACTCTACCCTAAATGTGATTAATCACAAAAaataatctcttcaagaaacctTCATAACAAAATAACAGATTCCCTATTAACAATAAGAGGATCAAGTTTAACAGGCCAAAATAGACAAGACATCTGTCAGAACATATACAGATGGCACAGGACAGCTCTAACCTCAGGCCCTGTGCTGAGCAGTAGCGTCACTGGCAAACCCCAAGGTGTAAGAACTGTAAATACCCAGAGTCATGCAGAAAACAAGAATGCTGCTTTCTCATTTAGTCATCCTCTGAACTCTCAGCAGATCTTTCATCTGTAGCCACTTTCCAATTTGTGCGTTTGTTTGTCCTCTCCTGTGTTTCATTGTTAACTACAGGGATATgagcttttttctctctctttttccttttggttttcttAGTGTCTCTTTCCTCACTTTCCTCAGAACTGCTGGATGCAGAATCATCTGATGGGGAAGTGTCACTTTCTGCCTCTAAGAATAAAGGAGATTTCTTGAGAGACTTTTTCCTGGATTTTTTCTTGCGTTTATGTGGTTGCTTCCTTTTCCTGGTAACTTTAGAAGCCCCAGTTTCTTCTGAGAACTCGCTTGAGGAATCTGCTGTTATATCTGTGGCTTCCTTTTtgctcttcttctgttttttgtgtgacttttttttctgcttttttttgtgGGACTTCTTTGACTTCTTGTGCTTGTGAGATTCATGGGTAGATGATTTTACCTGGGGAGATGTTTTTTTCCCATTGGTAATATCTTGCTGATCActactaataaaaaagaaaaactgctttactgtagaaaatataaagtgtatttatataatttttatattctgcTTTCTAGATGGGAAGTTGGGGTTAacatctgaattttaaatcaaAGCTTTGATACAGGCTTACCATGAGATTTTATCACTGagttttgtttcctcatttttaaaatgaagataaaaattctCTGCCATACTGAGTTACTGTATGGAACACTGTATACAAAACCTACATGCTACAGATATGCCAAATGTCAGTCAGGGAAAGGCAAAATATCAGTCCTCTCCCAACTAAACTGCCTATTATTTCTCTGGTTACATTTTTAATGGCAAATGTCATATACTTCATAATAAATTATGAACTTCATTTATAATTTAGACTTCGTACTAATCTTAGTTTCTATCTTTTTTCCAGTAAGCCTACTTGCCTTACCTGTCTGTTTCAAATTCTTCAGGGTATAACTCTTTATATCCACTGTGGCCCCATCTGTAAGATAATGTTTTATTACACATATTACTAAAGCAATGCATACATTTCTTAAAACTAAGACAAATTTAGACTTACGAgtgtatacatacacagacacacacagaacaaaaaaaagatatgaaagagCCAACACCACATTTATAGATCAGTAACTTGGTTACATTTTCCATACTATACACTCTCATTTCAGAAACAAAGGATTCCTTTATCCATTTGTAAGAAAACTTGCCATCCTCTTCCTTAAAACATTGAGGAACTCTTAATACGCTGTTCTTCAGCTGTGAAATATGTCTCCAAAAGCACTTCATAACATAATGCTGTCTACTtgggacaattttttaaaatacgttaattgaggtataattcgtataccataaaattcacccatttacaGTGTACGATTCAGTGGCTTTTAGCatattcagagttgtgcaacTCTGAATCACCACTatgattttagaatattttcatcaccccacaAAAAAACAATCCATCAGCAGTTACTCCATTCCTCCAGCCCATGGccaccactaatctactttctatctctatagaaTCATATaagtggccttttgtgtctgacttttctcaCCTAGCATaaggttttcaaggttcatccatgttctaGCAGGTAACAGTACTTTATTCCATTTACTGCAAATAACATTCCATTACCATTCCAcataccacatcttgtttatccattca
This genomic interval carries:
- the TIMM8B gene encoding mitochondrial import inner membrane translocase subunit Tim8 B; this encodes MAELGEADEAELQRLVAAEQQKAQFTAQVHHFMELCWDKCVEKPGNRLDSRTENCLSSCVDRFIDTTLAITSRFAQIVQKGGQ
- the NKAPD1 gene encoding uncharacterized protein NKAPD1 isoform X2, giving the protein MSRVPLGKVLLRNVIRHTDAHNKIQEESDMWKIRELEKQMDDAYRGTKRKMLPSSSSRMRSDGFDEESQRDYWRPKNEICGALDDGFLKAKSWNKKLYDYEANMPDRWGHSGYKELYPEEFETDSDQQDITNGKKTSPQVKSSTHESHKHKKSKKSHKKKQKKKSHKKQKKSKKEATDITADSSSEFSEETGASKVTRKRKQPHKRKKKSRKKSLKKSPLFLEAESDTSPSDDSASSSSEESEERDTKKTKRKKREKKAHIPVVNNETQERTNKRTNWKVATDERSAESSEDD
- the NKAPD1 gene encoding uncharacterized protein NKAPD1 isoform X1, yielding MSRVPLGKVLLRNVIRHTDAHNKIQEESDMWKIRELEKQMDDAYRGTKRKMLPSSSSRMRSDGFDEESQRDYWRPKNEICGALDDGFLKAKSWNKKLYDYEANMPDRWGHSGYKELYPEEFETDSSDQQDITNGKKTSPQVKSSTHESHKHKKSKKSHKKKQKKKSHKKQKKSKKEATDITADSSSEFSEETGASKVTRKRKQPHKRKKKSRKKSLKKSPLFLEAESDTSPSDDSASSSSEESEERDTKKTKRKKREKKAHIPVVNNETQERTNKRTNWKVATDERSAESSEDD